In a single window of the Bacillus clarus genome:
- a CDS encoding sugar phosphate nucleotidyltransferase — protein sequence MGEKMLGILNATGSFPSLKKVTGHRSLAALPFGGRYRLIDFMLSNMVNSHIHSVAIFTSHKNRSLMDHLGSGKQWDLDRKRDGLFLFPPNCQCDQDEFGSFAHFRRHIDYFLRSSQEYVVITNSHLVTALNFQAVLERHIHTGADITEVCHDGISLQTYVLKKQLLLDLFETYKDMEHYSLFDVVKEKRGKSLQIHTYEHTGYVAIIDSIENYYKHSLEILQPSIWKQLFTKESPIFTKVKDEPPTRYMKGAEVKNTMIANGSIIAGKLENSVVSRSVKIGKGSVIRNSIIMQKTQIGDNCILDGVIIDKDVKLMDGVVLTGTADQPYVVEKGVVQNSTINSYS from the coding sequence ATGGGAGAAAAAATGTTAGGAATTCTTAATGCAACGGGAAGCTTTCCTTCCTTAAAAAAAGTAACAGGTCACCGTTCACTAGCTGCGTTACCATTTGGAGGCCGTTATCGTCTCATTGATTTCATGCTTTCTAATATGGTAAATTCCCATATTCATAGTGTAGCGATTTTTACAAGTCATAAAAATCGCTCCTTAATGGACCATCTTGGTTCAGGAAAACAATGGGATTTAGATAGAAAACGTGACGGATTATTTTTATTTCCGCCTAACTGCCAATGCGATCAGGACGAATTTGGTTCCTTTGCTCACTTTAGAAGACATATTGATTACTTCTTACGTAGCAGTCAAGAGTACGTTGTTATTACAAACAGCCACCTTGTGACGGCATTAAATTTTCAAGCGGTGTTAGAAAGACATATACATACGGGGGCAGATATTACTGAAGTTTGCCATGATGGTATTTCACTCCAAACATATGTATTAAAGAAACAGCTATTATTAGATTTATTTGAGACATATAAAGATATGGAACACTATAGTTTGTTTGATGTAGTCAAGGAAAAACGAGGAAAGTCGTTACAAATTCATACATATGAACATACAGGATATGTGGCTATAATTGATTCCATTGAAAATTATTATAAACATAGCTTAGAAATTTTGCAGCCTTCCATTTGGAAGCAATTGTTTACGAAGGAATCTCCTATTTTCACAAAGGTGAAGGATGAGCCACCAACGCGATATATGAAAGGCGCAGAAGTGAAAAATACGATGATTGCGAATGGTAGTATTATTGCAGGGAAATTAGAAAATAGCGTTGTATCTCGATCTGTTAAAATTGGGAAAGGTTCTGTCATTCGCAATAGTATTATTATGCAAAAGACACAAATTGGAGATAACTGTATACTAGACGGCGTTATTATTGATAAGGACGTTAAACTCATGGACGGTGTAGTTTTAACAGGGACTGCTGATCAGCCGTACGTTGTGGAAAAGGGCGTTGTTCAAAACAGTACAATCAATAGTTATTCCTAA
- the glgA gene encoding glycogen synthase GlgA — translation MNILFAVSECVPFIKSGGLADVAGALPKELKKLGVNVRIILPNYSLIPAELREACTLHKVINVQLGWRNQYCGILKGEQDGITYYLIDNEYYFKRDSLYGHYDDGERFSYFSKAVLECIPHLDFEVDVLHSHDWHTAMVNFLLREKYGDNPLYERIKTVYTIHNLQFQGVFPPEVMYDLLELGDEYFHSEQLEFYGNINFMKGGIIASDRITAVSPTYKEEIQYEFFGEKLDGLLRKYNDKLSGIVNGIDTSVYNPETDDYIPAQYSADSLYEKAENKRALQRYFGLPEKEDTPVISMVTRLTKQKGLDLVRTVFREIMEEDVQCIILGSGDSEYEQFFEWMAYEYPEKVKVYIGFNEKLAHQVYAGSDLFLMPSLFEPCGLGQLIALAYGTIPIVRETGGLNDTVQSYEEETETGNGFSFTNFNAHDMLYTVRRAIDYYHDKPVWNQLVKQAMTEDYSWKKSALAYKKLYKSLVE, via the coding sequence GTGAATATTTTATTTGCAGTATCAGAATGTGTACCGTTTATTAAATCAGGGGGCTTAGCAGATGTGGCAGGAGCACTTCCGAAAGAATTGAAGAAACTAGGAGTGAACGTCCGCATCATACTCCCGAACTATAGTCTTATTCCTGCCGAGCTAAGAGAAGCGTGTACGCTTCATAAAGTAATTAATGTTCAGCTTGGCTGGAGAAATCAATATTGCGGGATTTTAAAAGGTGAGCAGGATGGGATTACGTATTATTTAATCGACAATGAATATTATTTCAAGCGAGATTCTCTGTACGGTCATTACGATGATGGTGAACGTTTCTCGTATTTTTCGAAAGCTGTGTTAGAGTGCATTCCGCATCTTGATTTTGAAGTCGATGTTCTTCATAGTCATGATTGGCATACGGCGATGGTAAATTTTTTACTTCGTGAAAAATATGGGGACAATCCGTTATATGAGCGTATTAAAACGGTGTATACAATTCATAATTTGCAGTTCCAAGGTGTATTTCCTCCTGAAGTTATGTACGATTTGCTTGAGCTTGGTGATGAATATTTTCATAGTGAACAGCTTGAGTTCTATGGAAATATTAACTTTATGAAAGGTGGCATTATCGCATCAGATCGTATTACAGCGGTTAGCCCAACCTATAAAGAAGAAATTCAATATGAATTTTTCGGAGAGAAGCTAGATGGATTGTTACGAAAGTATAACGATAAGTTAAGTGGAATTGTCAATGGGATTGATACGAGTGTGTACAATCCAGAAACAGATGATTATATTCCTGCTCAATATAGTGCAGATTCATTATATGAAAAGGCGGAAAATAAACGCGCGTTGCAGCGTTATTTCGGTTTGCCGGAAAAAGAAGATACACCCGTTATTTCAATGGTAACAAGATTAACGAAGCAAAAAGGGCTTGATTTAGTTCGGACTGTGTTCCGTGAGATAATGGAAGAAGATGTACAATGTATTATTTTAGGATCAGGAGATTCTGAGTATGAGCAGTTCTTTGAATGGATGGCATATGAATATCCAGAAAAAGTGAAAGTGTATATTGGATTTAATGAGAAGTTAGCGCATCAAGTATATGCAGGTAGCGATTTATTTTTAATGCCATCATTGTTTGAACCGTGCGGACTTGGACAACTTATTGCATTAGCGTATGGTACGATTCCAATTGTAAGGGAAACTGGTGGATTAAATGATACTGTACAGTCTTATGAGGAGGAAACAGAGACTGGAAATGGCTTCAGTTTCACGAATTTTAATGCGCATGACATGTTATATACAGTTCGTCGGGCAATTGATTATTATCATGACAAGCCAGTATGGAATCAGCTTGTAAAACAAGCAATGACAGAAGATTATAGCTGGAAAAAATCAGCGCTAGCATATAAGAAATTGTATAAAAGTCTCGTGGAATAA
- the glgC gene encoding glucose-1-phosphate adenylyltransferase, producing the protein MAQKQRCVAMLLAGGKGSRLSALTKNLAKPAVPFGGKYRIIDFTLSNCANSGIETVGILTQYQPLELHNYIGIGNAWDLDRVNGGVTVLPPYAESSGVKWYTGTASAIYQNLNYLSQYEPEYVLILSGDHIYKMDYSKMLDYHIEKEADVSISVIEVPWDEASRFGIMNTNEEMEIVEFEEKPQFPRSNLASMGIYIFNWAILKEYLEMDARNPESSNDFGKDVLPLLLDEGKKLIAYPFEGYWKDVGTVKSLWEANMDLLRDESSLQLNDRNWRIYSVNPNEPPQYIADKAKVEESLINEGCVVEGDIKHSVLFQGVTVGEGSMIVDSVVMPDAKIGKNVVIERAIVGSGMVIEDGTIIRPEKNIDDVVLIAEGK; encoded by the coding sequence ATGGCTCAAAAGCAGAGGTGCGTAGCAATGTTACTAGCAGGGGGAAAAGGTAGTCGTTTAAGTGCATTAACAAAAAATTTAGCCAAGCCAGCTGTTCCATTTGGTGGCAAGTACCGTATTATTGATTTTACGTTAAGTAATTGTGCGAACTCTGGTATTGAAACAGTTGGGATTTTAACACAATATCAACCGCTAGAACTGCATAATTATATTGGAATCGGTAACGCTTGGGATTTAGACCGTGTAAACGGCGGAGTCACAGTATTACCTCCTTACGCAGAGTCTTCAGGTGTGAAGTGGTATACAGGTACGGCAAGTGCCATTTATCAAAACTTAAACTATTTAAGTCAGTACGAACCAGAATATGTCCTTATTTTATCAGGCGATCATATTTATAAAATGGATTACAGCAAAATGCTAGATTACCATATTGAGAAAGAAGCGGACGTTTCTATTTCTGTTATTGAAGTACCTTGGGATGAAGCGAGTCGCTTTGGCATTATGAACACGAATGAAGAGATGGAGATTGTGGAGTTTGAAGAAAAACCACAGTTTCCAAGAAGTAATCTTGCATCGATGGGAATTTATATTTTTAATTGGGCTATTTTAAAAGAGTATTTAGAGATGGATGCGAGAAACCCAGAATCGAGTAATGATTTTGGAAAAGATGTGCTGCCACTCTTGTTAGATGAAGGGAAAAAATTAATTGCGTATCCTTTTGAAGGTTATTGGAAAGATGTTGGAACGGTAAAAAGTTTATGGGAAGCAAATATGGATTTGTTGCGTGATGAATCGTCTTTACAGCTAAACGATCGTAACTGGCGTATTTATTCTGTTAACCCGAACGAACCACCACAGTATATTGCAGACAAGGCAAAGGTAGAGGAATCTCTCATTAATGAAGGATGTGTTGTTGAAGGTGATATAAAGCACTCTGTCTTATTCCAAGGGGTAACAGTAGGAGAAGGCAGTATGATAGTAGACTCAGTCGTTATGCCAGATGCAAAAATCGGTAAAAATGTTGTGATTGAAAGGGCGATTGTTGGATCAGGTATGGTCATTGAAGATGGGACAATTATTCGCCCGGAAAAAAATATTGATGATGTTGTATTGATTGCTGAAGGGAAATAG
- a CDS encoding L-lactate dehydrogenase — MKKGINRVVLVGTGAVGCSYAYSMINQGVAEEFVLVDVNEAKAEGEAMDLSHAVPFSPSPTKVWSGSYADCKDADLVVITAGLPQKPGETRLDLVEKNTKIFKQIVRGIMDSGFDGIFLIATNPVDILTYVTWKESGLPKERVIGSGTTLDSARFRYMLGDYLDVDPRNVHAYIIGEHGDTELPVWSHATVGVQKLETILANNEQYKQEDLDKIFENVRDAAYHIIERKGATYYGIGMSLLRVTKAILNNENSVLTVSAYLEGQYGEKDAYVGVPAVINREGVREIVELELNEEEKAKFAHSVKVLKETMTPVL, encoded by the coding sequence ATGAAAAAAGGTATCAATCGTGTAGTATTAGTAGGAACAGGAGCTGTAGGTTGTAGTTACGCTTACTCAATGATTAACCAAGGTGTAGCTGAAGAATTCGTACTTGTAGATGTTAATGAAGCAAAAGCAGAAGGGGAAGCAATGGACTTAAGCCATGCAGTACCATTCTCTCCATCACCAACAAAAGTTTGGAGCGGTAGCTATGCAGATTGCAAAGATGCAGATTTAGTTGTTATTACTGCTGGATTACCACAAAAGCCAGGTGAAACTCGTTTAGATCTAGTTGAGAAAAATACAAAAATCTTTAAACAAATCGTTCGCGGTATTATGGATAGCGGATTCGATGGTATTTTCTTAATCGCAACAAATCCAGTTGATATTTTAACTTATGTAACTTGGAAAGAATCTGGCCTACCAAAAGAACGCGTAATCGGTTCTGGTACAACTTTAGACTCTGCTCGTTTCCGCTACATGTTAGGTGACTACTTAGATGTAGATCCACGTAACGTTCATGCTTATATCATTGGTGAGCACGGTGACACTGAGCTTCCAGTATGGAGCCATGCTACTGTAGGTGTACAAAAACTAGAAACAATCTTAGCTAACAATGAACAATATAAACAAGAAGATCTAGATAAAATCTTCGAAAATGTACGCGATGCTGCTTATCATATTATCGAGCGTAAAGGTGCAACTTACTACGGAATCGGTATGTCACTACTTCGTGTAACTAAAGCTATCTTAAACAACGAGAACAGCGTGTTAACTGTATCTGCATACCTTGAAGGCCAATATGGTGAGAAAGATGCTTACGTAGGTGTTCCAGCTGTTATTAACCGTGAAGGTGTACGCGAAATCGTTGAACTTGAGCTAAATGAAGAAGAAAAAGCGAAATTTGCTCATTCTGTAAAAGTATTAAAAGAAACAATGACACCAGTACTATAA
- the glgB gene encoding 1,4-alpha-glucan branching protein GlgB, translated as MSVMNCIEEKLYEFHTEECYESYNIFGAHLVIEDGTEGVRFTVWAPHAKAMSVVGDFNNWDNETHKMLHMTEEGIWSLFIPHMKEKEIYKYAIETIDNEIILKADPYAVYAEVRPNTASVVFDIEGYEWNDKNWLRKKKRKSIYKEAMTVYELHFGSWKKKEDGSLYSYREMAEELIPYVVEHQFTHIEIMPLVEHPYDRSWGYQGTGYYAATSRFGTPQDLMYFVDECHKYGIGVILDWVPGHFCKDAHGLYLFDGTPTYEYRDIDVQENHVWGTVNFDLGKREVRNFLISNALFWMKYFHIDGFRVDAVANMLYWKKEGKEQSNEHAVSFLRELNEAVFAEDEEFLMTAEDSTAWPLVTAPTYEGGLGFNYKWNMGWMNDVLKYMECAPEYRKYIHEKMTFSLLYAYAENFILPLSHDEVVHGKKSLLNKMSGDYWDKFAQLRLLYGYFFTHPGKKLLFMGGEFGQFDEWKDLEDLDWNLHDFEMHRYMHDYFKELIALYKRSKPLWQLDHSPEGFQWIDADNKEQSIFSFIRKGDKEEDILVVVCNFTKATYENYKVGVPEFQYYNEILNSDDVVYGGSGQVNKKRLKTIIEPYHNQSAHVEITIPPFGVSILRPVKTRKGSKKQDGSKAEVRSNVTSRGKR; from the coding sequence TTGAGTGTAATGAATTGTATAGAAGAGAAATTATATGAGTTTCATACAGAAGAGTGTTATGAGAGTTATAACATCTTTGGGGCACATCTTGTTATAGAAGATGGAACGGAAGGTGTAAGGTTTACAGTATGGGCTCCTCATGCGAAAGCAATGAGTGTTGTTGGAGATTTTAATAATTGGGACAATGAGACACATAAAATGCTACACATGACAGAAGAGGGTATTTGGTCATTGTTTATACCGCATATGAAAGAAAAAGAAATATATAAGTATGCAATTGAAACTATAGACAATGAAATTATTTTAAAGGCAGATCCTTATGCAGTATATGCAGAAGTAAGGCCGAATACGGCATCTGTAGTTTTTGATATAGAGGGATATGAATGGAATGATAAGAATTGGCTTCGTAAGAAAAAGAGAAAGTCAATTTATAAAGAAGCAATGACGGTGTATGAATTGCATTTTGGTTCTTGGAAAAAGAAAGAAGATGGCTCACTGTATTCTTATCGTGAAATGGCAGAAGAGCTCATTCCCTATGTAGTAGAACACCAATTTACACATATTGAAATTATGCCGCTTGTCGAGCATCCATATGATCGTTCTTGGGGATATCAAGGAACGGGATATTATGCGGCGACAAGTAGGTTTGGTACACCGCAAGATTTAATGTATTTTGTCGATGAATGTCATAAATATGGAATCGGTGTCATTTTAGATTGGGTACCGGGTCATTTTTGTAAAGATGCACACGGTTTGTATTTGTTTGATGGAACACCGACCTATGAATATAGAGATATAGATGTGCAAGAAAATCATGTTTGGGGAACTGTGAATTTTGATTTAGGAAAGCGGGAAGTACGTAACTTTTTAATTTCAAATGCACTTTTTTGGATGAAATATTTTCATATTGATGGTTTTCGAGTTGATGCAGTTGCGAATATGTTGTACTGGAAAAAGGAAGGAAAAGAGCAGAGTAATGAACATGCTGTTTCTTTCTTACGCGAGTTAAACGAAGCGGTATTCGCAGAGGATGAAGAGTTTCTTATGACTGCAGAAGATTCGACAGCTTGGCCACTTGTGACGGCTCCAACGTACGAGGGGGGACTTGGATTTAATTATAAATGGAATATGGGCTGGATGAATGATGTGCTGAAATATATGGAGTGTGCACCGGAGTATCGGAAATATATTCATGAGAAAATGACATTTTCTCTGTTATATGCTTACGCTGAAAACTTTATATTACCACTCTCTCATGATGAGGTCGTTCACGGGAAAAAATCGTTATTAAACAAAATGTCAGGAGACTACTGGGATAAGTTTGCACAGTTACGTTTATTATACGGATATTTCTTTACGCACCCAGGTAAAAAATTGCTCTTTATGGGCGGAGAATTTGGACAGTTTGATGAGTGGAAAGACCTTGAAGATTTAGATTGGAATTTACATGACTTTGAAATGCATCGTTATATGCATGATTACTTTAAAGAACTCATAGCATTGTATAAGCGATCAAAACCACTTTGGCAGTTAGATCATTCGCCGGAAGGTTTTCAGTGGATTGATGCTGACAATAAAGAACAAAGTATTTTTTCTTTTATTCGTAAAGGAGATAAGGAAGAGGATATTTTAGTAGTCGTATGTAATTTTACAAAAGCTACATATGAAAACTATAAAGTAGGTGTACCAGAGTTCCAATATTATAACGAAATTTTAAATAGTGACGATGTAGTATACGGCGGGTCAGGACAGGTAAATAAAAAGCGTCTAAAGACGATTATAGAACCGTATCATAATCAATCTGCTCATGTAGAAATTACAATTCCACCATTTGGCGTATCCATTTTACGACCAGTGAAAACGAGAAAGGGGAGCAAAAAACAAGATGGCTCAAAAGCAGAGGTGCGTAGCAATGTTACTAGCAGGGGGAAAAGGTAG